The following are encoded together in the Octopus sinensis linkage group LG15, ASM634580v1, whole genome shotgun sequence genome:
- the LOC115219670 gene encoding monocarboxylate transporter 5-like, which yields MNSNDKDTMEKETTQTMRIDRRPIDRGWAWVVLTATTLLMLIVIGNARSFGIFLLEIQHLFSASSSAISIILSTEYVANCITGFAAMNLLAKFISFRTFVICGCTLCSLTFIFDSISKDVFVIPFIHLLNGAGLAFIYGSCIVMQSTYFNRYLGTANAISACGVSVGQFTLPYLLNYLIVTYGVRGALLLNAGIFLQCLVFGALLRPISYYDTTTRSKVTSSTDVELNERNTTAKEEKQTESIKLESDDDGKISPFLTDSKERDSLKSVGSKESTMDSPLSSLVTKERTDLKDGGKNAYSTENSSGTMKNRSVETDTKPLLVRTLVGLRRNFRKLLEAPDFTLFREKKFISVYIGTILGTAASSMPQAFFPAHAVDLDMSSEDGVIFLTVGGVADFVGRLLMVLLADRKFLNRAQLLGVTLITHGVAACFVSFYTKFFLFAMYCACYGISSGIYFSISNTVMVDFIGSQRMSDAIGLMILGSGIIGTISFPFTGYLRDVTGSYKFGFILNGVCLLISGALFLASTFIIV from the exons ATGAACAGTAATGATAAAGACACAATGGAGAAAGAAACAACACAGACAATGCGTATTGACAGAAGGCCTATAGACCGTGGATGGGCGTGGGTTGTCTTGACAG CTACCACATTATTAATGTTGATTGTGATTGGTAATGCCCGGAGCTTTGGCATCTTTTTATTGGAAATTCAGCATTTATTCAGTGCGTCATCATCGGCCATATCAATAATTCTCAGTACAGAATATGTTGCAAATTGTATAACAG GATTTGCAGCAATGAACCTTCTGGCAAAATTCATCTCATTCAGGACATTCGTCATTTGTGGCTGTACTCTCTGTTCATTAACTTTCATCTTTGATTCTATTTCAAAAGATGTATTCGTAATACCCTTCATCCATTTACTTAATG GTGCGGGACTTGCTTTTATATACGGATCTTGCATCGTTATGCAGAGTACCTACTTTAACCGCTACCTTGGCACAGCAAATGCGATATCTGCTTGTGGTGTTAGCGTCGGACAGTTCACTCTTCCGTATTTACTCAACTATCTTATAGTAACCTACGGAGTCCGCGGAGCTCTTCTTCTGAATGCTGGTATTTTTCTACAATGCCTTGTTTTTGGAGCCCTTCTACGCCCCATCAGTTACTATGACACAACAACACGTTCGAAAGTCACCAGTTCTACCGATGTAGAACTAAATGAAAGAAATACGACTGCTAAAGAGGAAAAACAAACCGAATCGATAAAACTAGAATCAGATGATGACGGAAAAATCTCTCCGTTTTTGACAGACTCAAAAGAAAGAGATAGCTTGAAATCAGTAGGATCAAAAGAGTCGACTATGGACTCACCTTTGTCGTCTCTTGTAACTAAAGAACGAACCGATTTAAAAGACGGTGGCAAAAATGCTTATTCAACCGAAAACTCTTCTGGTACGATGAAGAATCGCAGCGTTGAAACTGATACCAAACCGCTTTTAGTACGAACATTAGTTGGACTTAGAAGAAATTTTCGTAAACTTTTGGAAGCTCCAGATTTTACTCTGTTCAGGGAAAAAAAATTCATCTCAGTATACATTGGAACAATTCTTGGGACTGCAGCTTCCTCCATGCCacaagcatttttcccagctcATGCGGTAGACTTAGACATGTCCTCTGAGGACGGAGTTATTTTTCTTACAGTTGGTGGGGTGGCCGATTTTGTGGGTCGTCTGCTCATGGTTCTCTTAGCTGACCGAAAATTTTTGAACCGAGCTCAACTGCTTGGCGTTACCCTCATCACTCATGGAGTAGCTGCTTGCTTTGTATCATTCTATACCAAATTCTTTCTGTTCGCAATGTATTGCGCTTGCTATGGAATCTCCAGTGGTATATATTTTTCCATCTCGAACACGGTGATGGTGGATTTTATTGGATCTCAAAGAATGTCGGATGCAATCGGCTTGATGATATTAGGCTCAGGAATAATTGGAACAATAAGTTTTCCATTTACAG GTTACCTTCGTGACGTCACTGGTTCTTACAAGTTTGGATTCATTCTGAACGGTGTCTGCCTTCTCATAAGCGGTGCGTTGTTTCTTGCGTCGACCTTTATAATCGTTTAA